In Capsicum annuum cultivar UCD-10X-F1 chromosome 7, UCD10Xv1.1, whole genome shotgun sequence, one genomic interval encodes:
- the LOC107878506 gene encoding GDSL esterase/lipase At4g10955 isoform X3, with protein MHGRKDANYKRTVMACFIQAVYLLELDRQENRTEHNALAPKWWIPFKYKLVETLKDERDGSIFGAILEWDRSAALADFVLIRPSGAPKAVLALRGTILKSPTMRRDIEDDLRFLAWESLKGSVRFSEVLKALKAIADKHGSNNVCIAGHSLGAGFALQVGKALAKEGIYVEAHLFNPPSVSLAMSFRNIGEKAGFAWKRIKSMLPSKSDSQISCEEAGATSFRVGLKQWVPHLYINNSDYICCSYTDADGPQCDQTANKENAKPTNSQTAAKLFLSSKGKQKFLEAHGLEQWWSDNLEVQMAISNSKLISQQLKSLYTLPAAQVTPVKR; from the exons ATGCacgg GAGGAAGGATGCTAACTATAAAAGAACAGTGATGGCCTGCTTTATCCAAGCAGTTTACCTACTTGAGCTCGACAGACAAGAAAATAGGACAGAACATAATGCACTTGCTCCAAAATGGTGGATACCCTTCAAGTACAAATTGGTTGAGACCCTAAAAGATGAACGAGATGGATCCATATTTGGTGCCATATTGGAGTGGGATCGATCTGCAGCTTTGGCTGATTTTGTACTGATCAGACCGAGTGGTGCACCAAAAGCCGTTTTGGCCTTACGGGGAACAATTCTGAAAAGCCCAACAATGAGAAGGGATATTGAGGATGATCTCCGCTTCCTAGCGTGGGAAAGTTTGAAAGGATCTGTGAGATTTAGTGAAGTCCTCAAGGCACTGAAAGCAATTGCTGACAAGCACGGAAGCAATAACGTATGTATTGCTGGCCATTCCCTTGGAGCTGGTTTTGCTCTTCAAGTGGGGAAAGCATTAGCCAAAGAAGGAATATACGTAGAGGCACATTTGTTCAATCCTCCCTCAGTTTCACTTGCTATGAGTTTCAGAAACATCGGAGAAAAAGCTGGCTTTGCCTGGAAAAGGATCAAATCAATGCTTCCCTCAAAGTCAGATTCTCAAATCAGCTGTGAGGAAGCTGGTGCAACATCTTTTCGAGTAGGCCTAAAGCAATGGGTGCCTCACTTGTATATTAACAACAGCGATTACATCTGCTGCTCTTACACTGATGCAGATGGACCACAATGCGACCAAACTGCTAACAAGGAGAACGCTAAACCAACAAACAGCCAAACTGCAGCAAAGCTTTTCTTGTCATCGAAAGGTAAACAAAAGTTTCTTGAAGCGCATGGACTGGAACAATGGTGGTCCGATAACTTGGAAGTACAAATGGCTATTAGTAACAGCAAGCTCATTAGCCAGCAGTTGAAATCCTTGTACACTCTTCCAGCTGCTCAAGTAACACCAGTCAAGCGATAA
- the LOC107878507 gene encoding cytochrome b561 domain-containing protein At4g18260 isoform X1, translated as MVQAAQKLILHVAIFLVAHLLTLVSATEKHTKKIIHECSDYKILQPSPKLSLQIILHAILLWASMGFLMPIAVLVIRMKTQEENGRRLKMIVYAHAALQIVSVLLVAIAIIMSVINFENFFDNTHQRLGLALYVAIWLPLVAGIFRPDRGTKYRGVWYAFHWLIGVTVTLLGIVAVYLGLQAYNTKTRRSIRVWNWLFSAEVAVIAFIYLLQEKWHYIKQSGGILSKDSVRPTDQEASPTQKKELAPMS; from the exons ATGGTACAAGCCGCGCAGAAGCTGATTCTTCATGTCGCGATTTTCCTTGTTGCTCATCTTCTGACACTAGTCAGCGCAACTGAGAAGCACACGAAAAAGATTATTCATGAATGCAGCGACTACAAAATCCTTCAG CCAAGTCCAAAGTTGTCCTTACAAATTATCCTACATGCAATTCTCCTCTGGGCTTCCATGGGTTTCTTGATGCCTATCGCGGTTCTTGTAATAAGAATGAAAACTCAAGAGGAAAATGGAAGAAGGCTGAAGATGATTGTGTATGCTCATGCTGCTTTACAG ATAGTATCTGTTCTCCTTGTAGCAATAGCAATAATCATGTCAGTAATAAACTTTGAGAACTTTTTCGATAACACTCACCAGAGACTTGGCTTAGCTCTATATGTTGCAATATGGTTGCCGTTAGTAGCTGGAATTTTTCGACCAGACAG AGGAACCAAATATAGAGGTGTATGGTATGCATTTCACTGGCTTATTGGAGTCACAGTTACTTTACTGGGAATCGTCGCTGTATATTTAGGTTTACAGGCTTACAACACAAAAACAAGGAGAAGCATAAGAGTTTGGAACTGGCTTTTCAGTGCTGAGGTTGCTGTTATCGCGTTCATCTATCTGTTACAAGAAAAATGGCACTATATAAAGCAATCAGGAGGGATTTTGAGCAAAGATTCAGTACGACCAACGGATCAAGAAGCATCTCCAACTCAGAAAAAGGAACTGGCACCCATGTCATAA
- the LOC107878506 gene encoding GDSL esterase/lipase At4g10955 isoform X2 — protein MEEVCAEEMRNGVGNEGEIVKESVVEAHPYAFHVSGPRNVSSPNWKDLISSSWRKDANYKRTVMACFIQAVYLLELDRQENRTEHNALAPKWWIPFKYKLVETLKDERDGSIFGAILEWDRSAALADFVLIRPSGAPKAVLALRGTILKSPTMRRDIEDDLRFLAWESLKGSVRFSEVLKALKAIADKHGSNNVCIAGHSLGAGFALQVGKALAKEGIYVEAHLFNPPSVSLAMSFRNIGEKAGFAWKRIKSMLPSKSDSQISCEEAGATSFRVGLKQWVPHLYINNSDYICCSYTDADGPQCDQTANKENAKPTNSQTAAKLFLSSKGKQKFLEAHGLEQWWSDNLEVQMAISNSKLISQQLKSLYTLPAAQVTPVKR, from the exons ATGGAGGAAGTTTGTGCAGAGGAGATGAGAAATGGAGTGGGGAATGAAGGAGAAATAGTGAAGGAAAGTGTTGTTGAGGCTCATCCATATGCATTTCATGTTTCTGGACCTAGAAATGTTTCTTCTCCAAATTGGAAAGACCTTATTAGTTCCAGTTG GAGGAAGGATGCTAACTATAAAAGAACAGTGATGGCCTGCTTTATCCAAGCAGTTTACCTACTTGAGCTCGACAGACAAGAAAATAGGACAGAACATAATGCACTTGCTCCAAAATGGTGGATACCCTTCAAGTACAAATTGGTTGAGACCCTAAAAGATGAACGAGATGGATCCATATTTGGTGCCATATTGGAGTGGGATCGATCTGCAGCTTTGGCTGATTTTGTACTGATCAGACCGAGTGGTGCACCAAAAGCCGTTTTGGCCTTACGGGGAACAATTCTGAAAAGCCCAACAATGAGAAGGGATATTGAGGATGATCTCCGCTTCCTAGCGTGGGAAAGTTTGAAAGGATCTGTGAGATTTAGTGAAGTCCTCAAGGCACTGAAAGCAATTGCTGACAAGCACGGAAGCAATAACGTATGTATTGCTGGCCATTCCCTTGGAGCTGGTTTTGCTCTTCAAGTGGGGAAAGCATTAGCCAAAGAAGGAATATACGTAGAGGCACATTTGTTCAATCCTCCCTCAGTTTCACTTGCTATGAGTTTCAGAAACATCGGAGAAAAAGCTGGCTTTGCCTGGAAAAGGATCAAATCAATGCTTCCCTCAAAGTCAGATTCTCAAATCAGCTGTGAGGAAGCTGGTGCAACATCTTTTCGAGTAGGCCTAAAGCAATGGGTGCCTCACTTGTATATTAACAACAGCGATTACATCTGCTGCTCTTACACTGATGCAGATGGACCACAATGCGACCAAACTGCTAACAAGGAGAACGCTAAACCAACAAACAGCCAAACTGCAGCAAAGCTTTTCTTGTCATCGAAAGGTAAACAAAAGTTTCTTGAAGCGCATGGACTGGAACAATGGTGGTCCGATAACTTGGAAGTACAAATGGCTATTAGTAACAGCAAGCTCATTAGCCAGCAGTTGAAATCCTTGTACACTCTTCCAGCTGCTCAAGTAACACCAGTCAAGCGATAA
- the LOC107878506 gene encoding GDSL esterase/lipase At4g10955 isoform X4 has protein sequence MACFIQAVYLLELDRQENRTEHNALAPKWWIPFKYKLVETLKDERDGSIFGAILEWDRSAALADFVLIRPSGAPKAVLALRGTILKSPTMRRDIEDDLRFLAWESLKGSVRFSEVLKALKAIADKHGSNNVCIAGHSLGAGFALQVGKALAKEGIYVEAHLFNPPSVSLAMSFRNIGEKAGFAWKRIKSMLPSKSDSQISCEEAGATSFRVGLKQWVPHLYINNSDYICCSYTDADGPQCDQTANKENAKPTNSQTAAKLFLSSKGKQKFLEAHGLEQWWSDNLEVQMAISNSKLISQQLKSLYTLPAAQVTPVKR, from the coding sequence ATGGCCTGCTTTATCCAAGCAGTTTACCTACTTGAGCTCGACAGACAAGAAAATAGGACAGAACATAATGCACTTGCTCCAAAATGGTGGATACCCTTCAAGTACAAATTGGTTGAGACCCTAAAAGATGAACGAGATGGATCCATATTTGGTGCCATATTGGAGTGGGATCGATCTGCAGCTTTGGCTGATTTTGTACTGATCAGACCGAGTGGTGCACCAAAAGCCGTTTTGGCCTTACGGGGAACAATTCTGAAAAGCCCAACAATGAGAAGGGATATTGAGGATGATCTCCGCTTCCTAGCGTGGGAAAGTTTGAAAGGATCTGTGAGATTTAGTGAAGTCCTCAAGGCACTGAAAGCAATTGCTGACAAGCACGGAAGCAATAACGTATGTATTGCTGGCCATTCCCTTGGAGCTGGTTTTGCTCTTCAAGTGGGGAAAGCATTAGCCAAAGAAGGAATATACGTAGAGGCACATTTGTTCAATCCTCCCTCAGTTTCACTTGCTATGAGTTTCAGAAACATCGGAGAAAAAGCTGGCTTTGCCTGGAAAAGGATCAAATCAATGCTTCCCTCAAAGTCAGATTCTCAAATCAGCTGTGAGGAAGCTGGTGCAACATCTTTTCGAGTAGGCCTAAAGCAATGGGTGCCTCACTTGTATATTAACAACAGCGATTACATCTGCTGCTCTTACACTGATGCAGATGGACCACAATGCGACCAAACTGCTAACAAGGAGAACGCTAAACCAACAAACAGCCAAACTGCAGCAAAGCTTTTCTTGTCATCGAAAGGTAAACAAAAGTTTCTTGAAGCGCATGGACTGGAACAATGGTGGTCCGATAACTTGGAAGTACAAATGGCTATTAGTAACAGCAAGCTCATTAGCCAGCAGTTGAAATCCTTGTACACTCTTCCAGCTGCTCAAGTAACACCAGTCAAGCGATAA
- the LOC107878506 gene encoding GDSL esterase/lipase At4g10955 isoform X1, whose protein sequence is MHFMFLDLEMFLLQIGKTLLVPVDESSNNELHPRLVTVVVFLDSSAATLCYYTGRKDANYKRTVMACFIQAVYLLELDRQENRTEHNALAPKWWIPFKYKLVETLKDERDGSIFGAILEWDRSAALADFVLIRPSGAPKAVLALRGTILKSPTMRRDIEDDLRFLAWESLKGSVRFSEVLKALKAIADKHGSNNVCIAGHSLGAGFALQVGKALAKEGIYVEAHLFNPPSVSLAMSFRNIGEKAGFAWKRIKSMLPSKSDSQISCEEAGATSFRVGLKQWVPHLYINNSDYICCSYTDADGPQCDQTANKENAKPTNSQTAAKLFLSSKGKQKFLEAHGLEQWWSDNLEVQMAISNSKLISQQLKSLYTLPAAQVTPVKR, encoded by the exons ATGCATTTCATGTTTCTGGACCTAGAAATGTTTCTTCTCCAAATTGGAAAGACCTTATTAGTTCCAGTTG ATGAATCCAGTAATAATGAGCTGCATCCGCGATTGGTGACGGTTGTAGTGTTTTTAGATAGCAGTGCGGCCACTTTGTGTTattatactgg GAGGAAGGATGCTAACTATAAAAGAACAGTGATGGCCTGCTTTATCCAAGCAGTTTACCTACTTGAGCTCGACAGACAAGAAAATAGGACAGAACATAATGCACTTGCTCCAAAATGGTGGATACCCTTCAAGTACAAATTGGTTGAGACCCTAAAAGATGAACGAGATGGATCCATATTTGGTGCCATATTGGAGTGGGATCGATCTGCAGCTTTGGCTGATTTTGTACTGATCAGACCGAGTGGTGCACCAAAAGCCGTTTTGGCCTTACGGGGAACAATTCTGAAAAGCCCAACAATGAGAAGGGATATTGAGGATGATCTCCGCTTCCTAGCGTGGGAAAGTTTGAAAGGATCTGTGAGATTTAGTGAAGTCCTCAAGGCACTGAAAGCAATTGCTGACAAGCACGGAAGCAATAACGTATGTATTGCTGGCCATTCCCTTGGAGCTGGTTTTGCTCTTCAAGTGGGGAAAGCATTAGCCAAAGAAGGAATATACGTAGAGGCACATTTGTTCAATCCTCCCTCAGTTTCACTTGCTATGAGTTTCAGAAACATCGGAGAAAAAGCTGGCTTTGCCTGGAAAAGGATCAAATCAATGCTTCCCTCAAAGTCAGATTCTCAAATCAGCTGTGAGGAAGCTGGTGCAACATCTTTTCGAGTAGGCCTAAAGCAATGGGTGCCTCACTTGTATATTAACAACAGCGATTACATCTGCTGCTCTTACACTGATGCAGATGGACCACAATGCGACCAAACTGCTAACAAGGAGAACGCTAAACCAACAAACAGCCAAACTGCAGCAAAGCTTTTCTTGTCATCGAAAGGTAAACAAAAGTTTCTTGAAGCGCATGGACTGGAACAATGGTGGTCCGATAACTTGGAAGTACAAATGGCTATTAGTAACAGCAAGCTCATTAGCCAGCAGTTGAAATCCTTGTACACTCTTCCAGCTGCTCAAGTAACACCAGTCAAGCGATAA
- the LOC107878507 gene encoding cytochrome b561 domain-containing protein At4g18260 isoform X2, translating to MVQAAQKLILHVAIFLVAHLLTLVSATEKHTKKIIHECSDYKILQPSPKLSLQIILHAILLWASMGFLMPIAVLVIRMKTQEENGRRLKMIVYAHAALQRLGLALYVAIWLPLVAGIFRPDRGTKYRGVWYAFHWLIGVTVTLLGIVAVYLGLQAYNTKTRRSIRVWNWLFSAEVAVIAFIYLLQEKWHYIKQSGGILSKDSVRPTDQEASPTQKKELAPMS from the exons ATGGTACAAGCCGCGCAGAAGCTGATTCTTCATGTCGCGATTTTCCTTGTTGCTCATCTTCTGACACTAGTCAGCGCAACTGAGAAGCACACGAAAAAGATTATTCATGAATGCAGCGACTACAAAATCCTTCAG CCAAGTCCAAAGTTGTCCTTACAAATTATCCTACATGCAATTCTCCTCTGGGCTTCCATGGGTTTCTTGATGCCTATCGCGGTTCTTGTAATAAGAATGAAAACTCAAGAGGAAAATGGAAGAAGGCTGAAGATGATTGTGTATGCTCATGCTGCTTTACAG AGACTTGGCTTAGCTCTATATGTTGCAATATGGTTGCCGTTAGTAGCTGGAATTTTTCGACCAGACAG AGGAACCAAATATAGAGGTGTATGGTATGCATTTCACTGGCTTATTGGAGTCACAGTTACTTTACTGGGAATCGTCGCTGTATATTTAGGTTTACAGGCTTACAACACAAAAACAAGGAGAAGCATAAGAGTTTGGAACTGGCTTTTCAGTGCTGAGGTTGCTGTTATCGCGTTCATCTATCTGTTACAAGAAAAATGGCACTATATAAAGCAATCAGGAGGGATTTTGAGCAAAGATTCAGTACGACCAACGGATCAAGAAGCATCTCCAACTCAGAAAAAGGAACTGGCACCCATGTCATAA
- the LOC107878508 gene encoding uncharacterized protein LOC107878508: MASNFSCVFVQPKHLCFLIPPTHKLYYHSSLRRAALSEQGDGRVTKDEELPTYSGSLSSTRTQLDLLEQLTSSSSAVNGYESDGSSVKPTIRTQLANLVGDRDDDFSIPLGKNLKKVSAKFLTTSQKRNIKRQSYMNEVSQRNDSTFFATIGAFVILPPVVILGIAIATGYVQLFP; the protein is encoded by the exons ATGGCTTCGAATTTCAGCTGTGTCTTTGTGCAACCAAAACATCTATGCTTTCTCATTCCTCCTACACACAAACTTTATTATCATTCTTCCTTAAGAAGAGCTGCTCTTTCTGAACAAGGGGATGGAAGAGTCACTAAAGATGAGGAGCTTCCCACTTATTCTG GGTCACTATCTTCTACTCGAACGCAGCTAGATCTCTTGGAACAGCTTACGTCCAGCAGCTCAGCAGTTAATG GTTATGAAAGCGATGGTAGCTCTGTTAAACCTACAATTCGTACTCAGCTTGCTAACTTGGTTGGGGATCGAGATGATGACTTCAGCATTCCCTTGGGTAAGAATCTGAAGAAGGTTAGCGCCAAGTTCTTAACTACTTCACAGAAGAGAAACATCAAAAGACAATCCTACATGAACGAAGTATCTCAGAGGAATGACTCTACTTTCTTTGCTACAATTGGAGCATTTGTCATCCTTCCACCCGTTGTCATTTTAGGGATTGCTATAGCAACAGGTTATGTGCAGTTATTTCCATGA